In Halobacteriovorax marinus SJ, the following proteins share a genomic window:
- the def gene encoding peptide deformylase gives MAIKDLTKMGNPVLRKVALEYPSEEIGGEKFIKLIKDLEDTMKENGGIGIAAPQIGVSYQVAIIQLPDNSERYPDIAKSDQYIVVNPTIEVLDQTEQGFWEGCLSVPGLRGFVHRPRKVKITFLNDRAQQEELILEGFLATVFQHELDHLFGKLYIDRIKDLTLLSYEEEFRQFWQDTI, from the coding sequence ATGGCGATTAAAGATTTGACTAAAATGGGGAATCCTGTCTTAAGAAAAGTAGCTCTCGAATATCCGAGCGAAGAGATTGGTGGAGAGAAGTTTATAAAGCTCATTAAAGACTTAGAAGATACAATGAAAGAAAATGGTGGTATTGGTATCGCAGCACCGCAAATTGGTGTCTCCTATCAAGTCGCAATAATTCAACTCCCAGATAACTCTGAAAGATACCCCGATATTGCAAAGAGTGACCAATACATTGTTGTAAACCCAACCATTGAAGTTCTTGATCAAACTGAGCAAGGTTTTTGGGAAGGCTGTCTCTCTGTACCTGGCCTAAGGGGTTTTGTTCACAGACCACGTAAGGTTAAAATTACATTTCTAAATGATCGTGCCCAACAAGAGGAACTAATACTAGAAGGATTTCTCGCTACAGTATTTCAACACGAATTAGACCATCTATTTGGAAAGCTCTATATCGATAGAATTAAGGACCTAACTCTCTTAAGTTACGAAGAAGAGTTTCGACAATTCTGGCAAGATACGATCTAA
- the nusB gene encoding transcription antitermination factor NusB: protein MSNFNNKTIAREFSFKLIYKVLCGNENLLELMLSKNPKAEYERFMEEFTNSCIEPDEEHPNNQLPSGAQNFALSLIDGVFTNKASLEDEISKHLRKRKINQLEKIDYALLMLGCYEIQNVDATPKAVVIDEMVNLARKFGTADTYSFINGTLDSIGK from the coding sequence GTGAGCAACTTCAACAATAAAACTATTGCGAGAGAGTTCTCTTTCAAATTAATTTATAAAGTTTTATGTGGAAACGAGAACCTTCTCGAATTAATGCTCTCAAAGAACCCTAAGGCAGAATACGAAAGATTTATGGAAGAGTTTACTAACTCTTGTATTGAACCAGACGAAGAACATCCAAATAATCAACTTCCTTCTGGTGCTCAAAACTTCGCACTCTCTCTCATCGATGGAGTATTTACGAATAAAGCTTCACTTGAAGATGAAATATCTAAGCACCTTAGAAAGAGAAAAATTAATCAATTAGAGAAAATTGACTACGCTCTCTTAATGCTTGGTTGTTATGAAATTCAAAATGTAGACGCTACACCTAAGGCCGTCGTAATTGATGAAATGGTAAATCTTGCCAGAAAATTTGGGACAGCTGATACGTATTCATTTATCAATGGAACTCTTGACTCAATAGGAAAATAG
- a CDS encoding murein L,D-transpeptidase catalytic domain-containing protein: MSKLLLLIFCLHFSVFADESIPVEYEEEPAVADKCSPEYIEALNEELRLAAKQSIGIADTLLRGESCQYYKKFIKAGVPVNALKQSLYYFEKNKKSFKNKNYITIADYSVNSTKERFFLLDMRTGEVSSSKVSHGSGSLGGVKYGDATISNGRVTKSSNHNGMMKRCRIPKNKVGNKHDQYALTRPGFFKTGEFYMSSSHNEAKKGNRGWPTFRVNGRSYNGMRMDGLSDGVNDKARAQGVVMHEAYYNTGSVMGRSFGCPAFVPKQGRKIMEKIAGGSLYYSYVPIDGCKEDYNKALEPISEWSSMCE; this comes from the coding sequence GTGTCTAAATTGCTATTATTGATATTTTGCCTTCATTTCTCAGTCTTTGCTGATGAGTCTATACCTGTTGAGTATGAGGAAGAGCCCGCAGTCGCTGATAAGTGCTCTCCTGAATATATTGAGGCCCTTAATGAAGAGTTAAGACTTGCGGCAAAGCAATCCATTGGAATAGCGGATACTCTTCTTAGAGGTGAGAGTTGTCAGTATTATAAGAAATTTATTAAGGCCGGGGTTCCTGTTAATGCTCTAAAACAATCTCTCTACTATTTTGAAAAGAATAAGAAATCATTCAAGAATAAAAACTATATAACGATTGCTGATTACTCTGTGAACTCGACCAAAGAGAGATTTTTCTTATTGGATATGAGGACAGGGGAAGTAAGCTCGTCAAAAGTCTCTCACGGTAGTGGTAGTTTAGGTGGTGTTAAGTACGGAGATGCAACAATCTCAAATGGGAGAGTTACTAAGTCTTCAAACCACAATGGAATGATGAAAAGATGTCGTATACCAAAAAATAAAGTAGGCAATAAGCACGATCAATATGCTCTAACGAGACCTGGATTTTTTAAGACTGGAGAATTTTATATGTCTTCTAGTCATAATGAGGCGAAGAAAGGAAATAGAGGTTGGCCAACTTTTAGAGTGAATGGAAGAAGTTATAACGGTATGAGAATGGATGGCCTAAGTGATGGTGTAAACGATAAGGCCAGGGCCCAGGGCGTAGTGATGCACGAAGCTTATTATAATACGGGAAGTGTTATGGGAAGAAGTTTTGGATGTCCGGCATTCGTACCAAAGCAAGGTCGAAAAATAATGGAGAAGATCGCAGGCGGTTCTCTCTATTACTCCTATGTTCCAATTGATGGCTGCAAAGAGGATTATAATAAGGCACTTGAACCAATTTCAGAATGGTCATCAATGTGTGAATAA
- a CDS encoding low molecular weight protein-tyrosine-phosphatase, whose product MKKVLFVCLGNICRSPMAEGILSSYIEKLNLNMSCDSAGTSAFHEGEMADARMREAASRRGYNLSQIRSRGFRQEDFQDFDSILVMDQSNYKNITRLAASDDDFNKVKLITDYCTTMRASEVPDPYYGGDQGFFEVIDILEDAIKGFIAER is encoded by the coding sequence ATGAAGAAAGTTCTATTTGTTTGCTTGGGCAATATTTGTCGATCGCCAATGGCAGAGGGCATATTGTCTAGCTATATTGAAAAGTTAAACTTAAATATGAGCTGTGATTCTGCGGGAACAAGTGCATTTCACGAAGGTGAGATGGCCGATGCTAGAATGAGGGAAGCCGCTAGTAGAAGAGGGTATAACTTAAGTCAAATTCGATCGAGAGGGTTTAGACAGGAAGACTTTCAAGACTTTGACTCTATTCTTGTAATGGACCAAAGTAATTATAAAAATATAACTCGTCTTGCTGCAAGTGATGATGATTTTAATAAAGTTAAATTAATAACAGATTACTGCACTACGATGAGGGCCTCGGAAGTTCCTGACCCTTACTATGGAGGTGACCAGGGATTTTTTGAAGTTATTGATATTTTGGAAGATGCAATTAAGGGGTTTATCGCTGAAAGGTAA
- the nrdR gene encoding transcriptional regulator NrdR, producing the protein MHCPICQLTDTKVIDSRLMPEGFSVRRRRKCEGCDNRFTTYEKIQIQMPAVLKHDGRRESYNREKILSGLKKASQKRPVSTEDLETLMEKVEKHMLEHFPKEVPSNVIGELTMKELLHLDPVAYTRFASFYWDYKDIEGFVSSLLKNLTASKGVEREQLQQ; encoded by the coding sequence ATGCATTGCCCAATTTGCCAACTTACAGACACCAAAGTCATCGATTCACGCTTAATGCCTGAAGGATTTAGTGTGCGCAGAAGAAGAAAATGCGAAGGTTGTGACAATAGGTTTACAACTTATGAAAAAATCCAAATTCAAATGCCTGCCGTTTTAAAACATGACGGTAGACGCGAGAGCTATAACAGAGAAAAGATCTTGAGCGGTCTAAAGAAAGCTTCACAGAAAAGACCAGTCTCAACAGAAGATCTTGAAACATTAATGGAAAAAGTAGAAAAGCATATGCTTGAACATTTTCCAAAAGAAGTTCCTTCCAATGTTATTGGCGAATTAACAATGAAAGAACTACTTCATCTTGACCCAGTTGCCTACACTAGATTTGCTTCGTTCTATTGGGATTATAAAGATATCGAAGGTTTTGTTTCTTCTTTACTAAAAAATCTTACAGCATCCAAAGGAGTAGAACGTGAGCAACTTCAACAATAA
- the greB gene encoding transcription elongation factor GreB, producing MQLRGLSLKGKKKNYMTPKCFDELSAEMENLLKVERPKTTQIIAWAAGNGDRSENADYIYGKKRLREIDRRLRFLKKRLDDSEVIDPLKMSSEKVQFSATVTVEDEEAEVKVYSIVGIDEVEVSKGKISWRSPIGRALLGKEVEDIVSIDAPNGSFELEILKIEYKEIL from the coding sequence ATGCAATTAAGGGGTTTATCGCTGAAAGGTAAGAAGAAAAACTATATGACTCCCAAGTGCTTTGATGAGCTATCTGCCGAGATGGAAAATCTTCTAAAGGTAGAGAGACCAAAGACGACTCAGATAATTGCGTGGGCAGCAGGAAATGGTGATCGTTCTGAGAATGCTGATTATATCTATGGAAAGAAAAGACTTCGAGAAATTGATAGACGATTAAGATTTCTCAAAAAGAGGCTCGATGACTCAGAGGTTATTGACCCTCTAAAGATGAGTAGTGAAAAGGTTCAATTCTCAGCAACAGTTACGGTTGAAGATGAAGAGGCTGAAGTTAAAGTCTATTCCATTGTTGGAATTGATGAAGTTGAAGTTTCGAAAGGTAAGATTAGTTGGAGATCGCCCATTGGAAGAGCATTACTTGGTAAAGAGGTTGAAGACATTGTTAGCATTGATGCACCAAATGGAAGTTTTGAATTAGAGATACTGAAAATAGAATATAAGGAAATATTATGA
- a CDS encoding methyltransferase domain-containing protein, protein MAKLSLEDKYKLYEASVQNHETDIDFINKEYKRYFKRKPLTLREDFGGTAAMACDWVRQSSDHKAWGVDLDSEPIKYGRENHYSRLSDAEQSRMEYIEGNVLEDRNFKSDVVVAFNFSYFIFKEREVLLNYFKKVREGLNDNGAFFVDLFGGTDACQEMVEETDHDDHTYFWDCESFNPITSEVLYYIHFKYKGKKHEKVFTYDWRMWGLKELQDIMKEAGFSSVIPYWEGEDGDGGGDGNFYPAKKEENCESWVTYICALK, encoded by the coding sequence ATGGCAAAGCTATCATTAGAGGATAAGTATAAACTTTATGAAGCCTCTGTTCAGAATCACGAAACAGATATCGATTTTATAAATAAAGAGTATAAGAGATATTTTAAAAGAAAGCCTCTAACTTTAAGAGAAGACTTTGGTGGTACAGCCGCTATGGCATGTGACTGGGTTAGACAATCTAGTGATCACAAGGCTTGGGGAGTGGACTTAGATTCTGAACCTATAAAGTATGGAAGAGAAAATCATTACTCTAGGCTGAGTGATGCTGAGCAATCTAGAATGGAATATATTGAAGGCAATGTTCTTGAAGATAGAAACTTTAAGTCTGATGTTGTTGTGGCCTTTAATTTTTCTTACTTTATTTTTAAAGAAAGAGAAGTTCTTCTGAATTACTTTAAAAAAGTTAGAGAAGGGTTAAATGATAATGGAGCTTTCTTTGTAGACCTCTTTGGTGGAACAGATGCATGTCAAGAAATGGTAGAAGAGACAGACCATGATGATCATACATACTTCTGGGACTGTGAGAGCTTTAATCCAATAACATCTGAAGTACTTTACTATATTCACTTCAAGTATAAAGGTAAGAAGCATGAGAAAGTATTCACATATGATTGGCGTATGTGGGGACTAAAAGAGCTTCAAGATATTATGAAAGAAGCAGGGTTCTCAAGCGTTATTCCTTACTGGGAAGGTGAGGACGGAGACGGTGGAGGAGATGGTAACTTCTATCCGGCTAAGAAAGAAGAAAATTGTGAATCTTGGGTAACTTATATTTGTGCTCTAAAATAA
- a CDS encoding DUF6165 family protein produces the protein MKILCEVSLGELVDKISILEIKKEKILDKVKNENASKELETLGDTLKKLNLSEIESYISQLREVNTKLWEIEDNIREYERRGDFSTGFIELARAVYITNDQRFALKNEVNIKFGSSIQEVKSYEEY, from the coding sequence ATGAAAATACTTTGTGAAGTTTCACTTGGAGAGCTTGTCGATAAGATCTCGATTCTTGAAATTAAGAAAGAGAAAATCTTAGATAAAGTTAAAAATGAAAATGCATCAAAGGAATTAGAAACTTTGGGAGATACTTTAAAAAAGTTAAACTTATCAGAAATCGAGAGCTACATCAGTCAACTCCGAGAAGTGAATACAAAACTCTGGGAGATTGAAGATAATATCCGAGAGTATGAGCGAAGAGGTGACTTCTCTACTGGATTTATTGAATTAGCAAGAGCAGTGTATATAACAAACGATCAGCGCTTTGCGCTAAAGAATGAAGTGAATATTAAATTTGGTTCTTCTATTCAAGAGGTCAAGTCCTACGAAGAATATTAA
- a CDS encoding FMN-binding glutamate synthase family protein: MRKWFIVYCIVTVPLASYFIYLHPWWSLSLILLLPSWLVGLYDLTQTRHTIKKNYPLFGRLRYVMEELRPKVYQYFVESDTDGTPINRINRSVVYQRAKRVLRTKPFGTQVDVYEPGYEWINHSMYPLSDHEVPLENLRVEIGSKHCQQKYNASILNISAMSYGSLSGNAVEALNRGASLGGFAQNTGEGSISDYHLKHGGHIIWQIGTGYFGARDHDGNFSDELFSKNAKRESVKMIEIKLSQGAKPGHGGILPAKKNTPEIARIRGVKPYTAVISPPGHTEFNNSEGLIKFIQRLRDLSGGKPIGIKLCFGKLHEFEDLCIKMKEMDNYPDYIVVDGGEGGTGAAPLEFSDSLGTPMTEGLVLVSNLLNKYGLKDQIKLIVSGKIITGFHIVRALSLGADACYSARAMMLALGCIQALICNTNKCPAGIATQDKSLSWGLDVQNKGTRINNFHQETVHSVREILGSAGVDHPSKLSRADIFRRVSPTKVKSLEEIYPHQRTALTN, translated from the coding sequence ATGAGAAAATGGTTCATTGTTTACTGTATTGTTACAGTACCTCTAGCTAGTTACTTTATCTACTTACATCCGTGGTGGTCGCTGTCTTTGATCCTATTGCTGCCTTCGTGGTTGGTTGGTCTTTATGATTTAACTCAAACAAGGCACACGATAAAAAAGAATTATCCACTCTTTGGAAGATTAAGATATGTCATGGAAGAGCTTAGACCAAAAGTCTATCAGTACTTTGTTGAGAGTGACACAGACGGAACTCCAATTAATAGAATCAATAGAAGTGTTGTTTATCAAAGGGCCAAGAGAGTTTTAAGAACTAAACCTTTTGGTACACAAGTCGACGTTTATGAACCTGGATATGAGTGGATTAACCATTCTATGTATCCACTCAGTGATCACGAAGTTCCTTTAGAGAACTTACGAGTAGAGATTGGAAGTAAGCACTGTCAGCAAAAATATAATGCTAGTATCTTAAATATTTCGGCCATGAGTTATGGTTCTCTAAGTGGTAATGCTGTTGAGGCTCTTAATAGAGGCGCAAGCCTTGGGGGCTTCGCTCAAAATACAGGAGAGGGGAGTATTAGTGATTACCATCTAAAGCACGGCGGTCATATTATTTGGCAAATCGGTACCGGTTATTTCGGTGCCCGAGATCACGATGGTAACTTTTCAGATGAGCTATTTAGTAAGAATGCTAAAAGAGAAAGTGTGAAGATGATTGAAATTAAACTCTCTCAAGGGGCGAAGCCGGGGCATGGAGGAATCCTTCCCGCTAAGAAAAACACTCCTGAAATTGCGCGCATTAGAGGGGTAAAACCTTATACTGCCGTCATCTCTCCTCCTGGGCACACTGAATTTAATAATAGCGAAGGACTAATTAAATTTATTCAGCGACTAAGAGATTTAAGTGGAGGAAAGCCAATCGGTATAAAACTTTGTTTTGGAAAGCTCCACGAATTTGAAGATCTCTGCATTAAGATGAAAGAGATGGATAATTATCCTGACTATATTGTTGTTGATGGTGGAGAGGGTGGAACTGGTGCGGCACCTCTAGAGTTCTCGGATAGTTTAGGAACACCGATGACTGAGGGACTTGTGTTAGTAAGTAATCTCTTAAATAAGTACGGATTAAAAGATCAGATTAAACTAATTGTTTCTGGAAAAATTATTACAGGCTTTCATATTGTGAGAGCTCTCTCTTTAGGGGCAGATGCTTGCTATAGTGCTAGAGCAATGATGCTAGCATTGGGTTGTATTCAAGCACTTATTTGTAACACGAATAAATGTCCAGCAGGAATTGCAACTCAAGATAAGAGTTTATCTTGGGGACTAGATGTTCAAAATAAGGGAACGCGAATTAATAATTTTCATCAAGAAACGGTTCACTCTGTTAGAGAGATTCTAGGAAGTGCTGGAGTTGATCATCCTAGTAAGTTAAGTCGAGCTGATATTTTTAGAAGAGTGTCACCAACAAAGGTGAAGAGTTTAGAGGAGATCTATCCTCATCAAAGAACGGCCCTAACGAATTGA